A part of Populus alba chromosome 8, ASM523922v2, whole genome shotgun sequence genomic DNA contains:
- the LOC118058548 gene encoding non-functional NADPH-dependent codeinone reductase 2: MDNESVRIPEVVLVSSDGRSMPVLGMGTSASPLEGSDETKTAILQAIEIGHRHFDTATLYLTEEPLGEAISEALSRGLIRSRDELFITSKLWCSDAHGDLVLPALKKSLRNLQLEYLDLYLIHWPVSSRSGTYEFPINKGDLLPMDFKSVWEAMQECQDLGLTKSIGVSNFSCKKLSDILAFAKIPPAVNQVEINPLWQQKKLREFCEAKGIVLTAYAPLGTRGTIWGSNRVMENEVLREIATAKGKSVAQVCLRWAFEQGVCVVLKSFNKGRMKENLEILNWTLSEEESRMIGDIPQSRGCRGEDYISEKGPIKTIEELWDGEI; this comes from the exons ATGGATAACGAATCGGTGAGAATTCCAGAAGTCGTTCTAGTTAGTTCCGATGGCCGAAGCATGCCGGTGTTGGGGATGGGCACCTCAGCTTCTCCACTAGAGGGATCTGACGAAACAAAAACAGCCATTCTTCAAGCAATCGAGATTGGTCACAGACACTTCGATACAGCCACGTTATACCTAACAGAGGAGCCACTTGGAGAAGCAATTTCTGAAGCCTTATCTCGCGGGCTGATCAGATCACGAGATGAGCTCTTCATCACCTCGAAGCTATGGTGCAGTGATGCTCATGGTGATCTTGTCCTCCCAGCCCTCAAGAAGAGTCTACG GAATCTTCAGCTGGAATACCTTGATCTTTATCTAATTCATTGGCCTGTGAGCTCGAGATCAGGGACCTATGAGTTCCCTATAAACAAAGGAGACCTTTTACCTATGGATTTCAAATCCGTATGGGAAGCTATGCAAGAATGTCAAGATCTAGGTCTCACGAAATCCATTGGTGTCAGCAATTTCTCTTGTAAAAAGCTTTCAGACATCCTTGCCTTTGCAAAGATCCCTCCGGCAGTTAATCAA GTAGAGATCAATCCATTATGGCAACAAAAGAAGCTGAGGGAATTCTGCGAGGCCAAAGGAATCGTTTTGACAGCTTATGCTCCATTGGGAACCAGAGGAACCATTTGGGGAAGCAACAGGGTTATGGAGAATGAAGTACTGAGAGAGATTGCAACTGCTAAAGGAAAGAGTGTTGCTCAG GTGTGCCTCAGGTGGGCGTTTGAGCAAGGGGTCTGTGTGGTGCTGAAGAGTTTCAACAAAGGAAGGATGAAGGAGAACCTTGAGATACTCAACTGGACATTGAGCGAGGAAGAATCCAGGATGATCGGTGACATACCCCAAAGCAGAGGATGTCGCGGAGAAGATTACATCTCAGAAAAGGGGCCTATCAAGACAATTGAGGAGCTTTGGGATGGAgaaatttga
- the LOC118058536 gene encoding DEAD-box ATP-dependent RNA helicase 22, whose product MTLDVAAGLTAEAASLLWSCGGAVEDDYVICLGARCGQNIKVTTCLPQTSLADKRKCFIIALLLQCSIPRIKYLLHHHFLHDKPKPLSQLKPSFSFLSSPLRIRLFFLNPRAIRGFATAVVAETKAAETKTTETFFSDHAVSWASLGLSHPLSRALSNTGFSRPSLVQAAAIPSILSGKDVVIAAETGSGKTHSYLVPLINNRLSASASQQGLTPTPSGLSLVLCPNVLLCDQVVRMASGLCDDDGHPLLKVAAVCGRQGWPVNQPDIIVSTPAALLNNIDPKKQSRSSFIRGVKYVVFDEADMLLCGGFQNQVIRLINMLRFDEKQLSRANKSAVEVPQGIGSDSLERFSSEDVEDQQESVLEEDEEDQQESVSEEDEDFVAEFEVEDIKEEIEPGSVDRKDWRRVRKNYERSKQYIFVAATLPVNGKKTAGAMLKRMFPDANWISGTYLHCHNPRLERKWVEVTVDTQLHALIEAVKQGFRSDMLDYGAGVSRTMVFANTVEAVEAVVKILGKAGIECFRYHKDSSLEERAKTLVDFREKGGVFVCTDAAARGVDIPDVSHVIQADFATSAVDFLHRVGRTGRAGQHGLVTSLYTESNRDLVDAIRQAEKLGQPVETAFSRKRSFRNKLKKRAGFSKLIDKSTVALTSA is encoded by the exons ATGACACTG GATGTTGCCGCTGGTTTGACTGCTGAAGCCGCAAGTCTGCTGTGGTCCTGTGGAGGCGCTGTTGAAGATGATTATGTAATTTGTCTAGGCGCGCGGTGCGGCCAGAACATCAAGGTCACAACCTGTTTGCCTCAAACTTCCTTGGCCG ataaaagaaaatgcttCATCATCGCTCTCCTGCTTCAATGCTCCATTCCTCGTATAAAATACTTGCTCCATCATCACTTCCTCCACGACAAACCTAAACCCCTTTCCCAATTAAAGCCCTCCTTTTCATTTCTATCCTCTCCGCTTCGAATCCGCTTGTTTTTCCTCAACCCAAGAGCAATTCGAGGATTCGCCACTGCTGTTGTCGCCGAGACTAAGGCAGCCGAGACGAAGACAACCGAGACCTTCTTTTCCGACCACGCTGTTTCCTGGGCTTCACTTGGTTTGTCTCATCCGCTCTCTCGAGCTCTCTCCAATACTGGCTTTTCAAGACCCTCTCTTGTTCAG GCTGCGGCTATTCCATCAATACTTTCGGGAAAGGATGTGGTTATTGCAGCGGAGACTGGTAGTGGTAAAACACATTCCTACTTAGTTCCTCTAATTAACAACAGGCTATCTGCTTCTGCTTCTCAACAAGGATTGACTCCAACCCCATCTGGGCTTTCTCTTGTTCTTTGCCCCAATGTGTTGCTATGTGACCAAGTTGTCAGGATGGCTAGTGGTCTTTGTGATGATGATGGCCACCCACTTCTTAAGGTTGCAGCTGTCTGTGGCCGACAG GGCTGGCCAGTCAATCAGCCGGATATTATTGTATCAACACCAGCTGCCCTTCTGAATAATATTGATCCGAAAAAACAATCCCGGTCCAGTTTTATTCGTGGTGTAAAATATGTG GTGTTTGATGAAGCAGACATGCTTCTCTGTGGGGGATTTCAGAATCAAGTTATCCGTCTCATAAACATGCTTCGTTTTGATGAGAAGCAGCTGTCCCGTGCAAATAAATCTGCAGTCGAGGTTCCTCAGGGAATAGGTTCTGATTCTCTAGAGCGTTTCAGCTCAGAGGATGTAGAAGACCAACAAGAATCAGTCTTGGAAGAGGATGAAGAAGACCAACAAGAATCAGTCTCGGAAGAGGATGAGGATTTTGTTGCTGAGTTTGAAGTTGAGGACATAAAAGAGGAAATTGAGCCTGGGTCCGTTGACAGAAAAGACTGGAGGAGGGTGAGAAAAAATTACGAACGCAGTAAGCAGTACATTTTTGTCGCAGCCACCCTACCagtcaatggaaaaaaaactgCTGGAGCCATGCTGAAGCGAATGTTTCCAGATGCAAATTGGATTAGTGGAACCTATCTTCATTGTCACAACCCTAG ATTGGAGCGAAAGTGGGTTGAAGTTACAGTTGATACCCAGTTGCATGCACTCATTGAGGCTGTGAAACAAGGATTTAGATCTGACATGTTAGATTATGGGGCTGGTGTGAGTAGAACTATGGTTTTTGCAAACACTGTTGAGGCTGTTGAAGCAGTGGTTAAGATATTGGGTAAAGCAGGAATTGAGTGTTTTCGTTACCACAAGGACAGCTCTCTGGAGGAACGTGCAAAGACATTGGTTGATTTCCGAGAAAAAGGTGGAGTTTTTGTGTGCACTGATGCTGCTGCACGTGGAGTTGACATTCCGGATGTCTCACATGTTATTCAG GCAGACTTTGCCACCTCTGCTGTAGATTTCTTGCATAGAGTTGGTCGCACGGGCCGGGCTGGTCAACATGGACTTGTCACTAGCCTGTATACTGAATCCAACCGGGATCTTGTTGATGCTATTCGTCAAGCAGAGAAACTGGGTCAGCCTGTG GAGACTGCTTTTAGCCGGAAAAGGAGCTTCAGGAACAAACTTAAGAAGAGAG CAGGTTTTAGCAAATTGATAGACAAATCGACTGTTGCATTGACGAGTGCTTAA
- the LOC118054217 gene encoding protein ABCI12, chloroplastic yields MNCTHCTIQTVTFPALSARASSKTLISPFLAQVYPKSTLKNAHQTLKLTRFKVSASLDNSGDTNNWVSRLPIGALSGDKIFKLISGATASPIGQFISSPTTFLHSVDPRIKLIWLLALVVLPARSHIVMRFGLVVYIALLSVLVLPRHVWMDQLGRVSLLSGILFITLGLGSDGVPPLVQMRTPPPAITGLPNLPMSLSGYSYLIMKLGPLQFTRKGLSVASTAACLTFTVFQSASLCLATTTPEQLAFAMRWFMLPLRYIGVPVAEITLTLLLSLRFINLVFDEVRNVSLGIVSRRIKWKQLTIIETIDIFASYIRRIFKNIFSHAEQISQAMIVRGFRGDSNSHKIYFLSDSSIGMADFVSLLCLIGVVGAALLSDYYLV; encoded by the exons ATGAACTGCACGCACTGTACTATCCAAACGGTCACTTTCCCTGCGCTGTCTGCAAGAGCCAGttcaaaaaccctaatttctccGTTTCTTGCACAAGTTTACCctaaaagtactttaaaaaatgcCCATCAAACTTTGAAGCTGACAAGGTTCAAAGTCAGTGCTTCACTGGACAATTCTGGCGATACCAACAACTGGGTCAGCCGGTTACCCATCGGAGCTTTATCCGGCGATAAGATATTCAAGTTGATTTCCGGTGCCACTGCTAGTCCCATTGGCCAATTCATTTCTTCACCAACCACGTTTTTACATTCTGTGGACCCCAGAATCAAATTG ATATGGCTTCTGGCTCTAGTTGTTTTACCAGCACGATCGCATATCGTGATGCGTTTCGGATTGGTAGTTTACATCGCTCTTTTGTCTGTATTGGTTCTCCCAAGGCATGTGTGGATG GATCAATTGGGAAGAGTGTCATTGCTTTCTGGAATCCTATTTATTACATTGGGTTTAGGATCAGATGGTGTGCCTCCACTTGTCCAGATGAGAACGCCACCACCTGCCATCACAGGCTTGCCTAATCTTCCAATGTCTTTGAGCGGCTATTCGTATTTAATCATGAAGCTAGGGCCTTTACAGTTTACAAGGAAGGGCTTGTCAGTAGCAAGCACAGCTGCATGCTTAACCTTCACT GTCTTCCAAAGTGCAAGCCTTTGCCTGGCAACCACAACCCCTGAACAACTAGCGTTTGCTATGCGGTGGTTTATGCTTCCCTTAAGATACATTGGTGTTCCGGTGGCTGAAATAACTCTTACCCTCTTACTATCATTGAGGTTCATCAATCTAGTCTTTGATGAG GTCCGAAATGTTTCACTGGGGATTGTATCTCGTAGGATAAAATGGAAGCAATTGACGATTATCGAGACGATAGATA TTTTCGCTTCCTATATACGTCGGatcttcaagaatatttttagcCATGCAGAGCAGATATCGCAG GCAATGATTGTCCGGGGTTTTAGAGGTGACAGCAACTCCCATAAAATCTATTTCTTATCAGACTCATCGATTGGGATGGCAGATTTTGTTTCTCTGCTATGCTTGATTGGTGTTGTAGGTGCTGCTCTCCTGTCTGACTATTACTTGGTCTGA